From a region of the Notolabrus celidotus isolate fNotCel1 chromosome 14, fNotCel1.pri, whole genome shotgun sequence genome:
- the trip12 gene encoding E3 ubiquitin-protein ligase TRIP12 isoform X3, producing MSNRPNSNPGGSLRRSQRNTAAAQPQDHTVAGRLQSEQVKHKANSPPESRRPNSKASKATASSATGLSRGHSSRRSGLSLSVASVVLQDEPEAAGTSEQERPGHQSKSEGTRGLKRSEAPDQISTFRPTPAKKPKSLPPPRDNTSETKKGPAKSKKKSLAPEPPALSGRGQSKKSGATGASPIQKRKKADSFPGLSSTAGSLPNRTEGRTAKPTKLASKSAASAKAGCSNVTDSSSSASTSSSSSTTGTNSSTTQGARVKQGKDQTKARRSRSASSPSPRRSTRDKEQTKTTSSSKFEWAARFNPKVNLPKPKLSLPGSSKTETSKPGPSGLQAKLASLRKSTKKRSESPPAELPSFRRSTRQKTTGSCASTSRRGSGLGKRGAADARRQEKMADSDNNQDGANSSAARTDEASQGASASSSVAGAVGMTTSGESESDDSEMGRLQALLEARGLPPHLFGPLGPRMSQLFHRTIGSGASSKAQQLLQGLQATGDESQQLQAAIEMCQLLVMGNEETLGGFPVKSVVPALITLLQMEHNFDIMNHASRALTYMMEALPRSSAVVVDAIPVFLEKLQVIQFIDVAEQALTALEMLSRRHSKAILQAGGLADCLLYLEFFSINAQRNALAIAANCCQSITPDEFHFVADSLPLLTQRLTHHDKKSVESTCLCFARLVDNFQHEENLLQEVASRDLLTNIQQLLVVTPPVLSSGMFIMVVRMFSLMCSNCPCLAVQLMKQNIAETLRFLLCGASNGSCQEQIELVPRSPQELYELTSLICELMPCLPREGIFAVDVMLKKGSAQTTEGAIWQWRDDRGLWHPYNRIDSRIIEINEDTGTARGIQRKPNPLANPNTGSHQEVRREDARAQLMKEDPELAKCFIKTLFGVLYEVYSSSAGPAVRHKCLRAILRIIYFADAELLKDVLRNHAVSSHIASMLSSQDLKIVVGSLQMAEILMQKLPDVFSVYFRREGVMHQVKNLSESESFLVTSPPKACQSGTASLCTTTISTASTTSANNATPDLGSPSFQHSMDDSLDLSPQGRLSDVLKRKRLPKRGPRRPKYSPPRDDDKGDNQAKSPTSTQSPKSSFLASLNPKTWGKLGAQTNNANSEPSRTAGVSGLARAPPKDSISNNRDKIKAWIKEQATKFVERYFNSENVDGSNPALNVLQRLCTATEQLNLQVDGGMECLVEISSIVSESDVSSFEIQHSGLVKQLLVYLTSNSDRDLLSRDVRLKRFLHVFTGCPVPGMEPVGRLDPAENGPYLALVHKMNSCLSQMEQFPVKVHDFPSGNGNGSRGSQALKFFNTHQLKCQLQRHPDCTNVKQWKGGPVKIDPLALVQAIERYLVVRGYGRIREEDEDSDDDGSDDEIDESLAAQFLNSGSVRHRLQFYIGDHLLPYNMTVYQAVRQYSLQAEEERESTDDEANPLGRAGIWTKTHTIWYKPVREDEDGSKDAVGGKRGRAQTAPTKTSPRNAKKQDELWHDGVCPSVLNPLETYLTSEPPENITFDDPSLEVNLLLRVLHSISRYWFYLYENAVCKEIISTSEFINSKLTAKANRQLQDPLVIMTGNIPTWLIELGKTCPFFFPFDTRQMLFYVTAFDRDRAMQRLLDTNPEINQSDSQDSRVAPRLDRKKRTINRDELLKQAESVMQDLGSSRAMLEIQYENEVGTGLGPTLEFYALVSQELQRADLGLWRGEEVTLANPKGSQEGTKYMFSSRGLFAVPFGRTTKPAHIAKIKMKFRFLGKLMAKAIMDFRLLDLPLGLPFYKWMLRHEMSISSHDLVNIDPGVAKSIQHLEDILRQKKRLEQDRSQTRETLQQALESLNMNGCSVEDLGLDFTLPGFPNIELKKGGKDVPVTIYNLEEYLRLVVYWTLNEGVSRQFESFREGFESVFPLHHLQYFYPEELDQLLCGSKSETWDVKTLMECCRPDHGYTHDSRAVRFLFEVLSSFDAEQQRLFLQFVTGSPRLPVGGFRSLNPPLTIVRKTFESTENPDDFLPSVMTCVNYLKLPDYSSIETMREKLLIAAREGQQSFHLS from the exons CCTAATTCCAATCCAGGGGGGTCACTGCGCCGTTCACAGAGGAACACTGCTGCGGCCCAGCCACAAGACCACACAGTCGCGGGAAG GTTGCAGTCAGAGCAGGTAAAACATAAAGCAAATTCCCCACCTGAAAGTAGAAGACCTAATTCTAAGGCTTCCAAAGCCACTGCCAGCTCAGCCACTGGCCTGTCCAGAGGGCACAGCTCAAGAAG AAGcggtctctctctgtctgtggctTCAGTTGTGTTACAAGACGAGCCAGAGGCTGCAGGGACATCTGAACAAGAGCGACCAGGCCACCAGTCGAAGAGTGAAGGCACCAGAGGGTTAAAGAGAAGTGAAGCTCCTGACCAAATTAGTACCTTCAGACCAACGCCTGCCAAGAAGCCCAAATCGCTCCCACCACCCAGAGACAATACCTCAGAGACCAAGAAAGGCCCGGCTAAGTCTAAGAAGAAATCACTTGCTCCGGAACCACCTGCATTGTCAGGCCGTGGTCAGAGCAAGAAGAGCGGGGCCACTGGGGCCTCACCAATCCAGAAACGGAAGAAAGCGGACTCTTTCCCCGGTCTAAGTAGCACCGCTGGGTCCCTCCCAAATCGTACCGAGGGCAGAACAGCAAAACCCACCAAGCTGGCGTCAAAATCGGCCGCCTCAGCCAAAGCTGGGTGTAGCAACGTGAcggactcctcctcctctgcctccacctcttcctcttcctccacaacAGGCACCAATAGTTCCACAACGCAGGGCGCCCGAGTCAAACAGGGAAAAGATCAGACCAAGGCGCGACGCTCTCGCTCGGCCTCAAGCCCCTCGCCACGCCGCAGTACCCGTGACAAGGAGCAGACAAAAACCACCAGCTCTTCGAAATTTGAGTGGGCAGCACGCTTCAACCCCAAAGTAAACCTGCCAAAACCCAAGCTGTCCTTACCTGGATCCTCCAAAACTGAGACCTCCAAGCCTGGGCCATCAGGATTACAAGCTAAATTAGCAA GTTTGAGGAAATCCACCAAGAAGCGCAGCGAGTCTCCCCCAGCAGAGCTCCCCAGCTTTCGGCGGAGCACACGCCAGAAGACCACGGGCTCCTGTGCCAGCACCAG TCGGCGGGGCTCAGGCCTGGGCAAGCGCGGGGCAGCCGACGCTCGCCGACAGGAGAAAATGGCCGACTCCGACAACAACCAGGATGGGGCCAACTCATCAGCTGCTCGCACTGATGAGGCGTCACAAGGGGCTTCAG CTTCAAGCTCAGTTGCTGGAGCCGTGGGCATGACCACCTCTGGAGAGAGTGAGTCAGATGACTCTGAAATGGGAAGGCTTCAAG CCCTACTGGAGGCCAGAGGTCTCCCCCCACATCTTTTTGGGCCCCTGGGACCCCGTATGTCACAGCTTTTCCACAGGACCATTGGAAGTGGAGCCA GCTCCAAGGCTCAGCAGCTGCTACAAGGCCTGCAGGCCACAGGCGATGAATCTCAGCAGCTCCAAGCTGCTATTGAGATGTGCCAGCTGCTGGTGATGGGCAATGAGGAAACACTCGGCGGATTCCCCGTCAAGAGTGTGGTGCCCGCTTTG ATTACACTGTTACAAATGGAGCATAACTTTGATATT ATGAATCATGCCTCCCGAGCTCTCACATATATGATGGAGGCGCTCCCTCGATCCTCTGCTGTGGTTGTCGATGCTATCCCTGTCTTCCTGGAGAAG CTTCAGGTGATCCAGTTCATTGACGTCGCAGAGCAGGCCTTGACTGCCCTGGAGATGTTGTCAAGGCGACACAGCAAAGCCATTTTGCAGGCT GGTGGGCTTGCGGACTGCCTCCTCTATCTAGAGTTCTTCAGCATCAATGCTCAGAGGAATGCCTTGGCCATCGCAGCCAACTGCTGCCAGAGCATAACTCCAGACGAGTTCCACTTTGTTGCAGATTCTCTGCCCCTGTTGACCCAGAGACTCACACATCAT GATAAAAAATCTGTTGAAAGCACTTGTCTCTGTTTTGCCCGACTGGTGGACAACTTTCAACATGAAGAG aacctgctgcaggaggttgCATCCCGAGACCTGTTGACCAACATTCAGCAGCTGCTTGTAGTAACCCCTCCTGTGCTCAGCTCGGGGATGTTTATCATGGTGGTGCGCATGTTTTCTCTCATGTGCTCCAACTGCCCCTGCCTGGCAGTCCAGCTTATGAAGCAAA ATATAGCAGAAACTCTGCGCTTCCTCCTGTGTGGTGCATCAAATGGCAGCTGCCAGGAGCAGATTGAACTTGTACCCCGGAGCCCCCAAGAGCTCTATGAACTGACCTCCCTCATTTG TGAGCTGATGCCCTGCCTGCCCAGAGAGGGCATCTTTGCAGTCGATGTGATGCTGAAGAAGGGCAGCGCCCAGACGACCGAGGGAGCGATCTGGCAGTGGAGGGATGACCGAGGACTGTGGCATCCTTATAACCGCATTGACAGCCGCATCATTGAG ATCAATGAAGACACTGGGACAGCTCGCGGTATCCAGAGGAAACCAAACCCTCTGGCAAACCCCAATACAG GGAGTCACCAGGAAGTCAGACGAGAAGACGCACGAGCCCAGTTAATGAAGGAGGACCCTGAGCTGGCAAAGTGCTTTATCAAAACTCTCTTCGGGGTCTTGTATGAGGTGTACAGCTCATCTGCTGGCCCTGCTGTCAGACACAAGTGCCTTAGAGCCATCCTCAGGATCATCTACTTTGCTGATGCAGAGCTGCTGAAGGATGTGCTGAGGAACCATGCTGTGTCCAG tCACATTGCCTCCATGCTATCCAGCCAGGACCTGAAGATTGTAGTGGGGTCTCTACAGATGGCTGAGATCCTTATGCAGAAGCTgcctgatgtcttcagtgtctACTTCAGACGAGAAG GTGTGATGCACCAGGTGAAGAACCTCTCTGAGTCCGAGAGCTTTCTGGTCACCAGTCCCCCTAAGGCTTGCCAGAGCGGAACAGCCAGCCTGTGCACCACCACTATCAGCACTGCATCCACTACATCTGCTAATAATGCAACTCCTGATCTGGGCTCACCCAGCTTCCAGCACAGCATGGACGACTCACTGGACCTCAGCCCACAGGG GCGGTTAAGTGATGTCCTGAAGAGGAAACGGTTACCTAAACGAGGGCCCAGAAGGCCCAAATACTCTCCCCCAAGAGATGATGATAAAGGAGACAATCAGG CTAAAAGCCCTACCAGTACTCAGTCACCAAAATCCTCCTTCCTGGCCAGTCTTAACCCCAAGACCTGGGGCAAGCTGGGTGCTCAGACAAACAATGCTAACTCAGAGCCCTCTCGCACGGCTGGGGTGAGCGGCCTTGCAAGGGCACCTCCCAAGGATTCAATTTCAAATAACAG AGACAAAATTAAGGCCTGGATCAAAGAACAGGCCACTAAGTTTGTGGAGCGCTACTTCAATTCTGAAAATGTGGATGGTAGCAACCCTGCACTGAATGTACTCCAGAGACTTTGCACAGCCACTGAGCAGCTTAACCTGCAG GTGGACGGTGGCATGGAGTGCTTGGTGGAAATCTCCAGTATTGTATCAGAATCGGATGTGTCATCGTTTGAAATCCAGCACAGTGGGCTGGTCAAGCAGCTCCTGGTCTACCTGACCTCCAACAGTGACAGGGACTTGCTCAGCCGGGATGTGCGGCTCAAGAGGTTCCTCCACGTGTTCACAGGCTGTCCG GTTCCAGGTATGGAGCCTGTAGGGCGTCTGGACCCAGCAGAGAACGGGCCTTACCTGGCCCTGGTGCACAAAATGAACAGCTGCCTGAGCCAGATGGAGCAGTTCCCTGTCAAAGTGCATGATTTCCCAAGTGGTAACGGCAATGGCAGCAG GGGCTCTCAGGCACTGAAATTCTTCAACACACACCAGCTCAAGTGTCAGCTGCAGAGACACCCAGATTGCACTAACGTTAAACAGTGGAAAGGCGGCCCTGTGAAGATAGACCCCCTGGCCCTGGTGCAAGCCATTGAGAGATATCTTGTTGTCAGAG GGTACGGCCGAATCAGAGAAGAGGACGAAGACAGTGACGATGATGGTTCAGATGATGAAATTGATGAATCACTG GCGGCACAGTTCTTGAATTCTGGCAGTGTGCGTCACAGACTACAGTTCTACATAGGTGACCACCTGCTGCCATACAACATGACAGTATACCAGGCTGTGCGGCAGTACAGTCttcaagcagaagaagaaagggagTCGACGGACGATGAGGCAAACCCACTGGGGCGAGCTGGCATCTGGACCAAAACGCACACAATATG GTATAAACCTGTGAGAGAGGATGAGGACGGCAGCAAAGACGCTGTGGGTGGAAAGAGGGGCCGAGCCCAGACTGCTCCCACCAAAACCTCACCTCGCAACGCCAAGAAGCAGGACGAGCTGTGGCATG ATGGTGTGTGTCCCAGTGTCCTGAATCCCTTAGAGACATACCTCACTTCGGAGCCACCGGAGAATATAACTTTTGATGACCCCTCTTTGGAGGTCAACCTGCTGCTGAGGGTTCTGCACTCCATCAGTAGATACTGGTTCTACTTGTACGAA aatGCTGTGTGTAAGGAAATCATCTCCACCAGTGAGTTTATAAACAGTAAGCTGACAGCCAAAGCTAACCGTCAGCTACAAGACCCGTTGGTCATCATGACGGGGAACATCCCCACTTGGCTCATTGAGCTTGGAAAGACCTG ccCCTTCTTCTTCCCCTTTGACACCCGGCAGATGTTATTCTATGTAACTGCCTTCGATCGCGACAGAGCCATGCAGCGCCTGCTGGACACAAACCCagagatcaaccaatcagattCTCAGGACAGCAGAGTGGCACCACGTCTTGACAGGAAGAAG aggacgataaacCGCGACGAGCTCTTAAAACAGGCTGAGTCTGTGATGCAGGATCTCGGCAGCTCCAGGGCTATGTTGGAGATTCAGTACGAGAACGAG GTGGGCACAGGTCTCGGACCCACCCTCGAGTTTTACGCCCTGGTGTCTCAGGAGCTCCAGCGAGCTGATCTGGGCCTGTGGAGGGGCGAAGAGGTCACACTGGCCAATCCTAAAG GAAGCCAAGAGGGAACTAAGTACATGTTCAGCTCCAGAGGACTGTTCGCTGTCCCCTTCGGCAGGACAACCAAACCAGCACACATagccaaaataaaaatgaagttcCGTTTCCTAGGAAAGTTAATGGCTAAAGCCATCATGGACTTCAGACTG ctggaCCTGCCCCTGGGACTGCCATTTTACAAGTGGATGCTACGGCATGAGATGTCTATAAGCTCCCATGACCTGGTCAACATTGACCCCGGAGTGGCCAAGTCCATTCAGCACTTGGAGGACATACTCCGCCAGAAGAAGAGACTGGAGCAGGACCGGTCACAG ACAAGGGAGACCCTGCAGCAGGCACTTGAGAGCCTGAACATGAACGGCTGCTCAGTGGAGGACCTGGGCTTGGACTTCACCCTTCCCGGATTCCCGAACATTGAGCTGAAAAAGGGCGGCAAAGACGTCCCAGTCACAATCTACAACCTTGAGGAGTACCTCAGG tTGGTGGTGTACTGGACTCTAAATGAAGGAGTGTCCAGACAATTTGAGTCTTTTAGGGAAGGGTTTGAGTCAGTCTTCCCCCTGCATCACCTGCAGTATTTCTATCCAGAGGAG CTGGACCAGTTGCTGTGTGGCAGTAAATCAGAGACGTGGGACGTCAAGACACTGATGGAGTGCTGTCGACCCGACCACGGCTACACACATGACAG CCGTGCCGTGCGGTTCCTGTTTGAGGTGTTGAGCAGCTTCGATGCCGAGCAGCAGAGACTCTTCCTTCAGTTTGTCACAGGGAGCCCCAGACTGCCCGTCGGAG GTTTCCGGAGCTTGAATCCCCCTCTGACGATCGTGAGGAAGACATTCGAGTCAACAGAGAACCCGGACGACTTCCTCCCCTCAGTCATGACCTGTGTCAACTACCTGAAGCTGCCTGACTACTCCAGCATAGAGACCATGCGAGAGAAACTGTTGATTGCGGCCCGCGAAGGCCAGCAGTCTTTCCACCTTTCCTGA